One window of the Ureibacillus sp. FSL W7-1570 genome contains the following:
- a CDS encoding cytochrome c — protein sequence MKNNPIVPYILIMALGIALIFFLSLDGVGKQNENAEEGTTTEDNASADDGAALVQTCIGCHGQDLKGGMGPQIAGLDADRIVDVLENGIEGTPMTPGMKTGDEAKKIAEYISSLE from the coding sequence ATGAAAAATAACCCGATTGTTCCTTATATCCTCATAATGGCATTGGGTATTGCACTTATCTTCTTCTTGTCTTTAGACGGTGTCGGAAAACAAAATGAAAATGCTGAAGAGGGGACAACTACGGAAGATAATGCTTCTGCAGACGATGGTGCAGCATTAGTTCAAACATGTATTGGATGCCACGGCCAAGACTTGAAAGGTGGCATGGGTCCTCAAATCGCTGGACTTGATGCGGATCGTATCGTGGACGTTCTTGAAAACGGTATCGAAGGAACTCCAATGACTCCAGGAATGAAAACTGGCGACGAAGCCAAAAAAATCGCCGAGTACATCAGTTCATTAGAATAA
- the recO gene encoding DNA repair protein RecO encodes MLHKLEGIVLKTRDYGESNKIVTLMTKEAGKIGVMARGAKKPRSRLAAISQTFMHGIFIVQRTSGLGTLQQGELINSMRHIQTDIVRAAYASYIVELVDRLMEEGSPQPFAFEVLKQALYAIDEEYDPEAIALFVDWKLLPYAGVRPVLHQCASCGAVEGEFAFSFSQGGFLCHRCFHVDQYIIRLNPTQVKLIRMFANVPIEKIGKLELKRETKRFIKMIVTTIYEEQTGMRLKSRSFIDQLEKSESLLSLQKNDEHEKGVES; translated from the coding sequence ATGTTACATAAATTGGAAGGCATTGTATTAAAAACGAGAGATTATGGAGAATCGAATAAAATCGTCACCTTGATGACAAAAGAGGCGGGGAAAATCGGAGTGATGGCAAGGGGAGCAAAGAAACCGAGAAGCCGGTTGGCCGCCATTTCCCAAACTTTTATGCACGGCATTTTTATTGTTCAAAGAACTTCCGGCTTGGGCACTTTGCAGCAAGGGGAACTGATCAATTCAATGCGCCACATTCAGACGGATATTGTAAGGGCTGCTTATGCCAGTTACATCGTGGAATTGGTGGACCGGTTGATGGAAGAGGGGAGCCCGCAACCTTTTGCTTTTGAAGTTTTGAAGCAAGCATTATATGCCATTGATGAGGAATACGATCCGGAGGCGATTGCATTATTTGTTGACTGGAAGCTGCTTCCCTACGCAGGCGTAAGGCCGGTTTTGCATCAATGCGCATCGTGCGGCGCCGTCGAAGGGGAGTTTGCCTTTTCCTTTTCCCAGGGCGGTTTTCTTTGCCATCGTTGCTTCCATGTGGATCAATACATCATTCGACTCAATCCGACCCAGGTCAAATTGATCCGCATGTTCGCAAATGTGCCGATTGAAAAAATCGGAAAGTTGGAGTTGAAGCGTGAAACGAAGCGGTTTATTAAAATGATTGTGACCACCATTTATGAAGAACAGACGGGGATGCGCTTGAAATCCCGTTCGTTTATTGATCAGCTGGAGAAATCGGAATCGTTGCTGTCGCTCCAAAAAAACGATGAACACGAAAAAGGCGTCGAATCATGA
- the era gene encoding GTPase Era, with protein MQENKAFKSGFISIIGRPNVGKSTFLNHVIGQKIAIMSDKPQTTRNKIQGVLTREHSQMIFIDTPGIHKPKHKLGEFMVKVSKNTLREVDLILFMVNAEEKIGKGDEFIMEMLRDTDTPVFLVVNKIDKVHPDELLKIIDDYRQQMDFAEVIPISALEGNNVERLLETIEKYLPEGPQYYPSDQITDHPERFIISELIREKVLHLTREEVPHSVAVVIDQIRRDEKNENLIHVMATIMVERDSQKGIIIGKGGKLLKEIGTLARRDIEMLLGSKVYLELWVKVQKDWRNKITYLRDFGYREDEY; from the coding sequence ATGCAGGAAAATAAAGCATTCAAATCAGGTTTCATTTCCATCATTGGCAGACCGAATGTTGGAAAGTCCACTTTTTTAAATCATGTGATTGGCCAAAAAATCGCCATAATGTCAGATAAACCTCAAACAACGCGCAATAAAATCCAAGGCGTGTTGACAAGGGAACACAGCCAAATGATTTTTATCGACACGCCGGGGATCCATAAACCAAAACATAAACTGGGCGAATTCATGGTAAAAGTATCTAAAAATACATTGCGCGAAGTGGATTTGATTTTGTTTATGGTCAATGCGGAAGAAAAGATCGGAAAAGGCGACGAATTTATCATGGAAATGTTGCGCGATACGGATACACCGGTGTTTTTGGTCGTGAACAAAATCGACAAAGTGCATCCGGATGAATTATTGAAAATCATCGACGACTACCGCCAGCAAATGGATTTTGCAGAAGTTATCCCAATTTCCGCATTGGAAGGGAATAATGTGGAACGGTTGCTCGAAACGATTGAAAAATATTTGCCGGAGGGGCCGCAATATTATCCAAGCGACCAAATTACCGATCATCCGGAACGGTTCATCATTTCCGAGCTGATCCGTGAAAAAGTGTTGCATTTGACGCGGGAAGAAGTGCCCCATTCCGTGGCGGTGGTCATCGATCAAATCCGCCGGGATGAAAAAAATGAAAACCTGATCCATGTCATGGCTACGATTATGGTGGAACGGGATTCGCAGAAGGGCATCATTATCGGTAAAGGCGGGAAATTATTGAAAGAAATCGGCACTTTGGCGAGAAGAGATATCGAAATGCTCCTCGGGTCAAAAGTGTATTTGGAATTATGGGTCAAAGTTCAGAAAGACTGGCGCAATAAAATCACGTATTTGAGAGACTTCGGATATCGGGAAGATGAATATTAA
- a CDS encoding glycine--tRNA ligase, translating to MAVQSMETIVSLAKHRGFVFPGSEIYGGLANTWDYGPLGVELKNNIKKAWWQKFVQESPYNVGLDAAILMNPRTWEASGHVGNFNDPMIDCKQCKARHRADKLIEAAALEKGDEIVVDGLSFDKMEEIMKQYDVHCPDCGAQDFTEIRQFNLMFKTFQGVTESSANEIYLRPETAQGIFVNFKNVQRSMRKKIPFGIAQIGKSFRNEITPGNFTFRTREFEQMELEFFCKPGEDLEWQNYWKEFCKNWLLSLGMTEANIRLRDHSKEELSHYSAATTDIEYKFPFGWGELWGIADRTDYDLKQHMQYSGEDFTYVDPVTNERYVPYCIEPSVGADRVTLAFLCDAYDEEELEDGDKRTVLRFHPVIAPFKAAVLPLSKKLSEEATEVWNELRKYFPVDYDESQSIGKRYRRQDEIGTPFCITYDFDSKEDGQVTVRHRDTMEQVRIPIAEVKAYIEKYLQF from the coding sequence ATGGCTGTTCAATCAATGGAAACTATTGTAAGTTTAGCAAAACATCGCGGATTTGTATTTCCGGGTTCCGAAATATACGGAGGTCTTGCCAATACGTGGGATTACGGTCCGCTTGGTGTGGAACTGAAAAACAATATTAAAAAAGCATGGTGGCAGAAATTCGTACAAGAATCACCTTATAACGTGGGGCTTGATGCCGCAATCCTCATGAACCCACGCACTTGGGAAGCTTCCGGCCACGTGGGCAATTTCAATGACCCGATGATCGACTGTAAGCAATGTAAAGCGAGACACAGAGCGGATAAATTAATCGAAGCGGCCGCTCTCGAAAAAGGCGATGAAATTGTGGTGGACGGTTTATCTTTCGACAAAATGGAAGAAATTATGAAGCAATATGATGTGCATTGCCCGGATTGCGGTGCGCAAGATTTTACAGAAATCCGCCAATTCAACTTGATGTTTAAAACGTTCCAAGGGGTAACGGAAAGTTCCGCCAACGAAATTTATTTGCGCCCTGAAACAGCACAAGGGATTTTCGTCAACTTCAAAAACGTACAACGTTCCATGCGCAAAAAAATTCCTTTCGGTATCGCGCAAATCGGTAAATCATTCCGTAACGAAATCACACCGGGGAACTTCACATTCCGTACCCGTGAATTCGAACAAATGGAATTGGAGTTCTTCTGTAAACCAGGCGAAGATTTGGAATGGCAAAATTATTGGAAAGAATTCTGCAAAAACTGGCTCTTGAGTTTGGGAATGACCGAAGCAAATATCCGCCTTCGCGACCATTCAAAAGAAGAATTGTCCCACTATTCAGCAGCCACAACGGATATTGAATACAAATTCCCATTCGGCTGGGGCGAACTTTGGGGTATTGCCGACCGTACCGATTACGACTTAAAACAGCATATGCAATATTCCGGCGAAGATTTCACATATGTGGACCCTGTTACAAATGAGCGTTATGTACCATACTGCATCGAACCATCCGTAGGGGCAGACCGCGTCACATTGGCGTTCCTATGCGACGCTTATGATGAAGAGGAACTGGAAGATGGCGACAAACGAACAGTCCTCCGATTCCATCCGGTCATTGCGCCATTTAAAGCGGCTGTTCTTCCACTATCCAAAAAATTGTCAGAAGAAGCAACTGAAGTTTGGAACGAATTGCGCAAGTACTTCCCAGTGGATTATGATGAATCCCAATCCATCGGTAAACGCTATCGCCGTCAGGATGAAATCGGTACACCATTCTGCATCACTTACGACTTTGATTCAAAAGAAGACGGCCAAGTGACGGTTCGCCACCGCGATACAATGGAACAAGTGCGCATCCCGATTGCGGAAGTGAAAGCTTATATTGAAAAATACTTGCAATTTTAA
- the rpoD gene encoding RNA polymerase sigma factor RpoD translates to MADNLSERSREILEKNLEEAKKFLREKAKNDGISMEEISKKLEPFELEPEEIFHFAEELESQYDIRVEGKEEFEEEAIAKQEELEEEFDLNDLSVPPGVKINDPVRMYLKEIGRVDLLTAEEETELAKRIEQGDEEARKRLAEANLRLVVSIAKRYVGRGMLFLDLIQEGNMGLIKAVEKFDHRKGFKFSTYATWWIRQAITRAIADQARTIRIPVHMVETINKLVRVQRQLLQDLGREPTPEEIAEEMDLTPEKVREILKIAQEPVSLETPIGEEDDSHLGDFIEDHDAQSPADHAAYELLKEQLEDVLDTLTDREENVLRLRFGLDDGRTRTLEEVGKVFGVTRERIRQIEAKALRKLRHPSRSKRLKDFLE, encoded by the coding sequence ATGGCGGACAATTTGTCAGAACGTTCAAGAGAGATTTTGGAAAAGAATTTGGAAGAGGCGAAAAAATTTCTTCGAGAAAAGGCAAAAAATGATGGAATTTCCATGGAGGAAATTTCTAAAAAACTGGAACCATTTGAATTGGAACCTGAAGAAATCTTTCACTTTGCAGAAGAACTGGAAAGCCAATATGATATTCGGGTGGAAGGTAAAGAAGAATTCGAAGAAGAAGCAATCGCTAAACAAGAAGAATTGGAAGAAGAATTTGATTTAAATGATTTAAGCGTTCCTCCTGGTGTGAAAATCAACGACCCTGTCAGAATGTATTTAAAAGAAATCGGACGTGTCGACTTATTAACTGCCGAAGAAGAAACGGAATTGGCAAAACGCATTGAGCAAGGTGACGAAGAGGCTCGCAAAAGACTTGCAGAAGCGAACTTGCGATTGGTGGTTTCCATTGCGAAACGTTATGTTGGCCGCGGAATGCTTTTCTTGGATTTGATTCAAGAAGGAAATATGGGATTAATCAAGGCGGTTGAAAAATTCGACCACCGCAAAGGATTTAAATTCTCCACCTATGCGACTTGGTGGATTCGTCAGGCAATTACACGCGCCATCGCAGATCAGGCGAGAACAATCCGAATCCCTGTTCACATGGTTGAAACCATCAATAAATTAGTTCGCGTTCAACGTCAATTATTGCAAGACTTGGGCCGCGAACCTACTCCGGAAGAAATCGCGGAAGAAATGGATTTAACGCCTGAAAAAGTCCGCGAAATCCTAAAAATTGCGCAAGAACCGGTTTCTTTGGAAACGCCGATCGGTGAAGAAGATGATTCCCATTTGGGCGATTTCATTGAAGATCATGACGCGCAATCACCGGCTGACCATGCAGCTTACGAATTATTGAAAGAGCAGCTCGAAGATGTATTGGATACATTGACAGATCGTGAAGAGAATGTCCTCCGTCTTCGCTTCGGTTTGGATGATGGCCGCACACGCACGCTTGAAGAAGTAGGTAAAGTGTTTGGCGTCACACGTGAAAGAATTCGTCAAATAGAGGCAAAAGCTTTAAGAAAATTGCGTCACCCATCCCGCAGCAAACGGTTGAAAGATTTCTTGGAGTAA
- a CDS encoding helix-turn-helix transcriptional regulator produces MSPIELNQRQDKILQIVKEKGPITGEKIAEQLNLTRATLRPDLAILTMAGFLDARPRVGYIYSGKKTLASVTESMMNLKVKDFQSMPVVVSENMTAYDAICQMFLEDVGTLFVVDEKSRLQGVLSRKDLLRTSIGTQAITKIPVHIIMTRMPNIVYCHKNDSLVHAAKKLIDRQVDSLPVVEEREDGLEIVGRLTKTNITKAFISLAETNDL; encoded by the coding sequence GTGAGTCCAATAGAACTCAATCAACGTCAAGATAAAATTCTCCAAATCGTGAAAGAAAAAGGTCCAATCACCGGGGAAAAAATAGCTGAACAATTGAATTTAACCCGCGCAACCCTGCGGCCGGATTTGGCGATTTTAACGATGGCAGGGTTTTTAGATGCCAGACCCAGAGTCGGCTATATATATTCAGGAAAGAAAACGCTGGCCTCTGTTACAGAGTCCATGATGAATCTGAAAGTGAAAGACTTTCAATCAATGCCGGTTGTCGTTTCCGAGAATATGACCGCTTATGATGCCATTTGCCAAATGTTCCTGGAAGATGTCGGCACATTATTTGTGGTGGATGAAAAATCCCGCTTGCAAGGGGTTCTTTCAAGAAAAGATTTGCTTCGTACAAGCATCGGGACACAGGCGATTACAAAAATCCCTGTTCATATTATTATGACCAGAATGCCGAATATTGTTTATTGCCACAAAAATGATTCCCTTGTGCATGCGGCGAAAAAACTGATCGATCGGCAAGTGGATTCGTTGCCGGTTGTGGAAGAAAGGGAAGACGGGCTGGAAATTGTCGGCCGGTTGACAAAGACGAATATCACAAAAGCTTTTATTTCCTTGGCAGAAACGAATGATTTGTAA
- a CDS encoding tRNA (adenine(22)-N(1))-methyltransferase TrmK codes for MNAQNLSKRLETVASFVPKGATVADIGSDHAYLPCYLVHKGIVQKAVAGEVVDGPYQSALKKVREEGMENQITVRLADGLAAIESGDGVDTITIAGMGGSLIVSILEKNPEKLESIQRLILQPNIHAKLIRQWALAHQWKIIDEAIVEEDEKIYEILVLERGPMELTEAEILMGKELIREKSDVFVKKWTNEVQHMKKVLQSLEKADQTPEILAKREELLHHVALVEEVLKP; via the coding sequence ATGAATGCACAAAATCTTTCCAAACGACTCGAAACCGTTGCTTCCTTTGTACCGAAAGGAGCAACCGTGGCAGATATCGGCTCAGACCATGCCTATTTGCCGTGTTATTTGGTTCATAAAGGCATTGTACAGAAAGCGGTTGCGGGAGAAGTGGTGGATGGACCATACCAGTCCGCGCTGAAAAAAGTGAGAGAAGAAGGGATGGAAAATCAAATTACCGTAAGACTTGCCGATGGATTGGCAGCCATTGAAAGCGGTGATGGTGTGGATACGATCACGATTGCAGGAATGGGCGGATCGTTAATCGTTTCCATTTTGGAAAAGAATCCGGAAAAACTTGAATCCATCCAGCGCCTCATATTGCAACCGAACATTCATGCAAAATTGATCCGTCAATGGGCATTGGCGCATCAATGGAAAATCATTGATGAAGCCATTGTGGAAGAGGATGAAAAAATATATGAAATCCTCGTGCTTGAGCGGGGGCCAATGGAGTTGACGGAAGCGGAGATATTAATGGGGAAAGAATTGATTCGGGAGAAGTCGGACGTTTTCGTGAAAAAATGGACGAATGAAGTGCAACATATGAAAAAAGTGCTCCAATCGCTGGAAAAAGCCGACCAAACGCCCGAAATTCTTGCGAAACGGGAAGAATTGCTTCATCATGTTGCATTAGTGGAGGAGGTATTGAAACCATGA
- the dnaG gene encoding DNA primase, producing MVNKIPEELIEKIRTESDIVDVISEYIQLTKRGRNWFGLCPFHNENTPSFSVSEDKQIFHCFGCGAGGNVITFVMDIENVSFPEAVSKLGERIGIHIDIQNQSMDNRIHRYSKKEENMLNAHQFVAEYYHHLLLNTEDGEKALNYLFKRGFTREDIESNGIGYALPNWDSVAVLLQRKGFSPDEMVECGLIIQRENDHTYFDRFRDRIMFPIRNEFGKVIGFSGRILEPKESEAKYLNSPESPIFRKSEVLFNLDKARASIRKKRQAILMEGFMDVLAANKAGIDNAVATMGTSLTKEHITRLKRLVRNVVICYDGDHAGWEAAKRASELLYNEQMEVEVVVLPDKLDPDEYIRKFGPESFVQMIERPHAYMSFMMMYARRNKNFQFENDVLQYIQEVLEQLVGRTSPVERDLYIKELAKETKVSEEAIYAQFRKLDADFAKNYKRAEQKNTIINGPIQPKNLNATERAERLLLSHMLFDMEVVNNILRSEEPQPFVHDEYIAAFVRLIGFYEEYGASDYQRFLEMLDDPELRRIVMEAALIERDPEFKEAEIQDSLKQLKKHRLKLEIEKLMHDSQEAERMHEHKKALELLQRIIELKRTLSAI from the coding sequence TTGGTTAATAAAATCCCTGAAGAATTGATTGAAAAAATTCGGACAGAGTCGGATATAGTCGATGTCATCAGCGAATATATCCAGTTGACCAAAAGAGGCCGGAATTGGTTTGGGCTATGTCCATTCCATAACGAAAACACACCCTCTTTTTCTGTCTCCGAAGACAAACAAATATTCCATTGCTTTGGTTGTGGCGCAGGTGGAAATGTCATTACCTTTGTCATGGATATCGAAAATGTATCCTTTCCCGAAGCGGTATCGAAACTGGGAGAACGCATCGGCATACATATAGATATCCAGAACCAAAGTATGGACAACCGCATTCACCGTTATTCAAAAAAAGAAGAAAACATGCTGAATGCCCATCAATTTGTTGCTGAATACTACCATCATTTATTGTTGAACACAGAAGATGGTGAAAAAGCGTTAAATTATTTATTCAAAAGAGGATTTACGAGGGAAGATATCGAATCCAATGGTATAGGATATGCATTGCCAAATTGGGATTCGGTGGCGGTGCTTTTGCAGCGCAAAGGTTTTTCACCGGATGAAATGGTCGAGTGCGGACTCATTATCCAACGGGAAAACGACCATACTTATTTTGACCGGTTTCGGGACCGCATCATGTTTCCGATTCGCAACGAATTTGGAAAGGTGATCGGTTTTTCAGGCCGTATACTTGAGCCGAAAGAATCAGAAGCAAAATATTTAAATAGTCCCGAATCTCCAATTTTCCGAAAAAGCGAAGTTCTGTTCAATTTGGACAAGGCCAGAGCTTCGATTCGAAAAAAGCGCCAAGCAATATTGATGGAAGGATTTATGGATGTACTCGCTGCAAACAAGGCAGGTATTGACAATGCCGTGGCCACCATGGGCACTTCCTTGACGAAAGAGCATATCACAAGGCTGAAACGCTTAGTTCGAAACGTTGTTATCTGTTATGACGGTGATCATGCCGGATGGGAAGCTGCCAAACGTGCTTCGGAGTTGCTGTACAATGAGCAGATGGAGGTCGAAGTTGTCGTACTGCCTGACAAATTGGACCCGGATGAGTATATCCGGAAATTCGGTCCGGAATCCTTCGTTCAGATGATTGAAAGACCACATGCCTATATGTCTTTCATGATGATGTACGCACGTCGCAATAAAAATTTCCAATTTGAAAATGATGTATTGCAATATATTCAGGAAGTACTCGAACAGCTTGTCGGTAGAACATCACCTGTTGAACGTGATTTATATATAAAAGAATTGGCGAAAGAAACAAAGGTTTCAGAAGAAGCCATTTACGCACAATTCAGAAAATTAGATGCTGACTTCGCTAAAAATTATAAACGAGCGGAACAGAAAAATACAATAATAAATGGCCCAATTCAACCCAAAAATTTAAATGCGACGGAACGTGCAGAAAGATTGCTTTTGTCACATATGCTATTTGATATGGAAGTGGTAAACAACATATTGCGCAGTGAAGAACCACAACCTTTTGTACACGATGAATACATTGCGGCTTTTGTCCGTTTAATCGGCTTTTACGAAGAATATGGCGCTTCGGATTATCAACGTTTCTTGGAAATGCTGGATGATCCCGAACTCCGGAGAATTGTCATGGAAGCGGCGTTGATTGAACGCGATCCGGAGTTTAAAGAAGCTGAAATTCAAGATTCTTTAAAACAACTGAAAAAACATCGATTAAAGCTTGAGATAGAAAAACTCATGCATGATTCCCAGGAAGCCGAACGGATGCATGAGCATAAAAAAGCTTTGGAACTCTTGCAACGGATAATTGAACTGAAAAGAACTTTATCTGCGATTTGA
- a CDS encoding pyruvate, water dikinase regulatory protein, giving the protein MKNLKIFVVSDSVGETGEQVVKAAATQFRPNFDGVIIRRFPHISSDDHIRNIVEIAVMQNAIIAFTLVEKQKRQLMLELCRQLNIDCIDLLGPIIELFGKRLQESPREEPGLVHKLDEDYFQKVEAIEFAVKYDDGRDPRGILLSDVVLIGISRTSKTPLSQYLAHKRYKVANVPIVPEVEPPEELFQVDPRKCFGLVISPEKLNVIRKQRLIALGLSDDAMYARKDRIEKEIAYFYKVVEKLGCEVIDVTNKAVEETANDIIERLERLKNK; this is encoded by the coding sequence TTGAAAAACTTAAAAATTTTTGTCGTATCTGATTCTGTTGGAGAAACGGGCGAACAAGTGGTAAAAGCGGCTGCCACCCAATTTCGGCCGAATTTTGACGGCGTAATCATCCGAAGATTTCCGCACATATCAAGCGACGATCATATCAGAAACATTGTCGAAATCGCGGTGATGCAAAATGCAATCATCGCTTTTACGCTTGTGGAAAAGCAAAAACGCCAATTGATGCTTGAATTGTGCCGTCAATTGAATATTGATTGCATCGATTTATTGGGACCTATCATCGAATTGTTTGGTAAAAGGCTCCAGGAATCGCCGCGGGAAGAACCCGGCCTTGTTCATAAATTGGATGAGGACTATTTCCAAAAAGTTGAAGCCATCGAATTTGCCGTAAAATATGATGATGGACGTGATCCAAGGGGAATCTTATTGAGCGATGTCGTATTAATCGGTATTTCGAGAACATCCAAAACCCCGTTGTCCCAATATTTGGCCCATAAACGGTATAAAGTGGCCAACGTGCCAATCGTCCCTGAAGTCGAACCGCCGGAAGAATTGTTCCAAGTGGATCCAAGAAAATGTTTCGGTCTGGTGATTTCCCCCGAAAAACTGAATGTCATCCGGAAGCAGAGATTGATCGCATTGGGATTAAGCGATGATGCAATGTATGCAAGAAAAGACCGGATTGAAAAGGAAATCGCCTATTTTTATAAAGTGGTCGAAAAATTGGGCTGTGAAGTCATTGATGTTACCAATAAGGCGGTGGAAGAAACGGCCAATGACATCATTGAAAGATTGGAACGGTTAAAAAATAAGTGA